One window of Dechloromonas sp. ZY10 genomic DNA carries:
- a CDS encoding polysaccharide biosynthesis protein, translating to MPLRRLALPVLALPRVAKRLIVLALDSALCVFSVLAAFFLRLGEWVPVAGDAYWQPWLAVLVSLLLALPVFITHGFYRAIFRYTGWSALMTVARASMLYGILYAGVLTLVGLPGVPRTIGIIQPMLLLLLVGGSRAVARFWLGGLYHSQLRQASLPRVLIYGAGSAGRQLAAALANSHEMRVVAFLDDDRKLQGHVMNGLPIHAPARLPELVLAENISTVLLALPSASRKRRNEILAQMLGAHVSVRTLPSVAELSQGKIGVSDLRELDIDDLLGREPVVPDPELLARNIRGKVVLVTGAGGSIGSELCRQILQAGPAALLLVEQSEFALYAIHQELQSELGGGADIGLIPLLASVQDAVRMHGIMATWRPHTVYHAAAYKHVPLVEHNPIEGVRNNVFGTLVAARAARDCGVADFVLISTDKAVRPTNIMGASKRLAELVLQALAAQEGGRTRYAMVRFGNVLGSSGSVVPKFRQQIRDGGPITLTHPEITRYFMTIPEAAQLVIQAGAMGQGGDVFVLDMGQPVRIIDLALRMIELSGLEVRDATHPDGDIAIEITGLRPGEKLYEELLIGDNPLPTRHPRIMKAHEDFLPWGSLQQQLEVLEAALQVNDVAGLRQLLQCLVVGYVPNDEIVDWLHLAANPSDEARADGVLPVAAAPGATAA from the coding sequence ATGCCTTTGAGACGCTTGGCGCTCCCGGTCCTGGCGCTGCCCCGAGTTGCCAAGCGTCTGATCGTTTTGGCGCTGGACAGCGCGCTTTGTGTGTTCTCGGTGCTGGCCGCTTTTTTTCTGCGGCTGGGTGAATGGGTGCCTGTTGCCGGAGACGCCTATTGGCAGCCTTGGCTGGCTGTGCTGGTTTCGTTGTTGCTGGCGTTGCCGGTCTTCATCACTCACGGCTTTTATCGGGCCATTTTCCGTTACACCGGCTGGTCGGCGCTGATGACCGTAGCCAGAGCCTCGATGCTGTACGGTATTTTGTATGCCGGAGTCCTGACTCTGGTCGGTTTGCCTGGCGTGCCCCGCACTATCGGCATCATTCAGCCGATGCTGCTGTTGCTGCTGGTTGGCGGGTCGCGCGCGGTGGCGCGGTTCTGGCTGGGGGGGCTCTATCATTCCCAGTTGCGCCAGGCCTCTTTGCCGCGGGTGCTGATTTATGGCGCGGGGAGTGCCGGCCGTCAGCTGGCGGCGGCACTGGCCAATAGCCACGAGATGCGGGTAGTGGCCTTTCTTGACGACGATCGGAAACTGCAGGGGCATGTGATGAATGGTCTGCCGATCCATGCTCCGGCCAGGTTGCCCGAACTGGTCCTGGCAGAGAACATTTCGACGGTGCTGCTCGCTTTGCCATCGGCTTCGCGCAAGCGGCGCAATGAGATTCTGGCCCAAATGCTGGGTGCACATGTCAGCGTCCGGACCTTGCCCAGCGTGGCCGAGTTGTCGCAAGGCAAGATCGGGGTCTCGGATTTGCGCGAACTGGATATCGACGACTTGCTCGGTCGGGAACCGGTGGTTCCCGACCCCGAACTATTGGCGCGCAATATTCGCGGCAAGGTGGTGCTGGTTACCGGTGCCGGTGGCTCGATTGGCAGCGAACTCTGCCGGCAGATTCTGCAAGCCGGCCCGGCTGCCTTGTTGCTGGTCGAGCAAAGCGAGTTCGCGCTTTATGCCATCCATCAGGAACTGCAGTCGGAATTGGGGGGGGGCGCAGACATTGGCCTGATTCCGCTGCTGGCGTCGGTGCAGGATGCGGTCAGGATGCACGGCATCATGGCCACCTGGCGGCCGCACACGGTCTACCATGCGGCGGCCTATAAACATGTCCCATTGGTTGAGCACAACCCGATTGAGGGGGTGCGCAACAATGTATTCGGTACCCTGGTTGCGGCTCGGGCGGCCCGGGATTGCGGCGTTGCCGATTTTGTCCTGATCAGTACCGACAAGGCCGTGCGTCCAACCAATATCATGGGGGCCAGCAAGCGTTTGGCCGAACTGGTGCTGCAAGCGCTGGCAGCGCAGGAGGGCGGCCGAACCCGGTATGCGATGGTGCGTTTCGGGAATGTGCTCGGATCCTCCGGTTCGGTGGTTCCCAAGTTTCGTCAGCAGATTCGCGACGGCGGTCCGATCACCCTGACGCATCCCGAGATTACCCGTTATTTCATGACCATTCCGGAGGCTGCGCAACTGGTGATCCAGGCCGGGGCAATGGGGCAAGGGGGGGATGTGTTCGTCCTGGATATGGGGCAACCGGTGCGGATTATCGATCTGGCCTTGCGGATGATCGAACTATCGGGGCTGGAGGTGCGGGATGCGACACACCCGGACGGCGACATCGCCATCGAAATCACGGGTTTGCGGCCGGGGGAGAAACTCTACGAGGAGTTGCTGATCGGAGATAACCCATTGCCCACCCGCCATCCCCGGATCATGAAGGCGCACGAGGATTTTCTGCCCTGGGGTAGCCTGCAGCAGCAGCTTGAAGTCCTCGAGGCCGCGTTGCAAGTTAACGATGTCGCGGGGTTGCGGCAGTTGCTGCAGTGCCTGGTCGTGGGGTACGTCCCGAACGACGAAATTGTTGACTGGCTCCATCTGGCCGCCAACCCGAGCGATGAAGCGCGCGCGGATGGTGTCCTGCCGGTAGCTGCTGCCCCTGGGGCTACAGCGGCTTAG
- a CDS encoding DUF167 domain-containing protein produces the protein MSAWFRESSPGCFSLTLHIQPGAKKSECAGLHGDALKIRLAAPPVDGKANAALLEFIADRLGLSKASVKLKNGQTSRRKVVEVCATSSNALAELLA, from the coding sequence ATGTCCGCATGGTTTCGTGAAAGCAGCCCCGGCTGCTTCAGCCTGACGCTGCATATCCAGCCCGGCGCCAAGAAAAGCGAGTGCGCCGGGTTGCACGGCGATGCCTTGAAAATCCGCCTCGCCGCCCCACCGGTGGACGGCAAGGCCAACGCCGCCCTGCTCGAATTCATCGCCGACCGCCTCGGCCTGAGCAAGGCTTCAGTCAAGCTCAAGAATGGCCAGACCTCGCGCCGCAAGGTAGTCGAGGTTTGCGCCACCAGCAGCAACGCGCTAGCGGAATTACTGGCCTAA
- a CDS encoding YggT family protein — protein sequence MQAIVFLLDAVVGFFCTLFLLRFLMQAMRVSFAGQIGDFVIKLTNWGVKPLRRIVPGVGGLDWASVVAALLLQLALAGFLVSLSPLALADDGSLPLMILWFAVRALLRQMVYILIGALILQAVLSWINPYSPLAAPAYQLTRPLLQPLQRLIPSISGIDLSPLVAILLLQVVLMLL from the coding sequence ATGCAGGCGATCGTTTTCCTGCTGGATGCCGTCGTCGGTTTTTTTTGCACGCTGTTCCTGCTGCGCTTCCTGATGCAGGCGATGCGCGTTTCGTTTGCCGGCCAGATTGGCGATTTCGTGATCAAGCTGACCAACTGGGGGGTCAAACCCTTGCGCCGGATCGTTCCGGGAGTCGGCGGGCTCGACTGGGCCAGCGTAGTCGCAGCGCTACTGCTGCAACTGGCCCTGGCCGGTTTTCTCGTTTCACTGTCGCCACTGGCGCTGGCCGACGACGGCAGCCTGCCGCTGATGATTCTGTGGTTTGCCGTACGCGCGCTGCTCCGCCAGATGGTCTACATCCTGATTGGAGCGCTGATCCTGCAAGCCGTCCTCTCGTGGATCAACCCATATTCGCCGCTGGCCGCACCGGCCTACCAGCTGACCCGGCCATTGCTGCAGCCACTGCAACGGCTGATCCCGAGCATCTCCGGTATCGACCTGTCGCCGCTGGTTGCAATCCTGCTGCTGCAAGTGGTCTTGATGCTGCTGTAA
- the proC gene encoding pyrroline-5-carboxylate reductase has translation MKILFLGGGNMANALIGGMVKQGFAATDIHVIDPSPEQRERLRTTYTVNCHADAKSAPAVPDVLVLAVKPQQMKDAVAPLAGQLAASERQTLVISIAAGLDMAALSRWLGGHRKIVRCMPNTPALIGAGITGLCALPEVTGSEREIADRVLKAVGTTVWTEEDKIDAVTAVSGSGPAYVFLFIEALQQAAAEFGFTPEQGRQLAIETVQGAAALAAQSEEPASILRERVTSKGGTTEAALKTMAERGVKDGIVAGCHAAAARGRELGKLLGAA, from the coding sequence ATGAAGATCCTATTCCTGGGCGGCGGCAACATGGCCAACGCGCTGATCGGTGGCATGGTCAAGCAGGGCTTTGCCGCAACCGACATTCACGTGATCGACCCCAGCCCCGAGCAACGGGAGCGTTTGCGCACGACCTACACGGTCAACTGCCATGCCGATGCGAAAAGTGCCCCGGCCGTTCCCGATGTCCTGGTGCTGGCCGTCAAGCCGCAGCAGATGAAAGACGCAGTCGCCCCGCTGGCCGGCCAGTTGGCCGCCAGCGAACGCCAGACGCTGGTGATCAGCATTGCCGCCGGCCTCGACATGGCCGCGCTGTCGCGCTGGCTCGGCGGTCACCGCAAGATCGTCCGCTGCATGCCGAACACCCCGGCATTGATCGGTGCCGGGATCACCGGCCTGTGCGCCCTGCCGGAAGTCACCGGCTCCGAACGCGAAATCGCCGACCGGGTACTGAAGGCCGTCGGCACCACGGTGTGGACCGAAGAGGACAAGATCGACGCCGTTACCGCTGTCTCGGGCAGCGGCCCGGCCTATGTTTTCCTGTTCATCGAAGCCTTGCAGCAGGCGGCTGCCGAATTCGGCTTCACCCCGGAACAGGGGCGGCAACTGGCGATTGAAACGGTGCAGGGCGCCGCCGCCCTCGCCGCTCAATCGGAGGAACCGGCGAGCATCTTGCGTGAGCGCGTCACTTCGAAGGGCGGCACCACCGAGGCGGCGCTCAAGACGATGGCCGAGCGCGGCGTCAAGGACGGCATCGTCGCCGGCTGCCACGCCGCCGCCGCACGTGGCCGCGAACTGGGCAAACTGCTCGGAGCGGCCTGA
- a CDS encoding YggS family pyridoxal phosphate-dependent enzyme, giving the protein MSDIADNLQAVQARIRLAADRAGRLPDTVRLLAVSKTWPLASVLIAAAAGQRAFGENYVQEGVEKAQATSTLGLEWHFIGPLQSNKTRPVAEHFSWVHSVDREKIAERLSAQRPEALPPLQICVQVNVSGEASKSGCAPADAAALCAAVASLPRLTLRGLMAIPEASDDPAAQQAAFARLRELFADIRSTLSLPSFDTLSMGMSHDLEAAIAEGATIVRIGTAIFGERNYA; this is encoded by the coding sequence ATGAGCGACATCGCCGACAACCTGCAAGCCGTGCAGGCACGCATCCGCCTCGCTGCCGACCGCGCCGGCCGGCTGCCCGACACGGTGCGACTGCTCGCGGTGAGCAAAACCTGGCCGCTGGCCAGCGTGCTCATCGCAGCCGCCGCCGGACAACGCGCCTTCGGTGAAAACTACGTCCAGGAAGGCGTCGAAAAAGCCCAGGCAACTTCCACGCTCGGCCTCGAATGGCATTTCATCGGCCCGCTGCAAAGCAACAAGACGCGCCCGGTGGCCGAGCATTTTTCCTGGGTGCACTCGGTCGACCGTGAAAAGATCGCCGAACGCCTGTCGGCGCAGCGCCCTGAGGCATTGCCGCCGCTGCAGATCTGCGTGCAGGTCAATGTATCCGGCGAAGCGAGCAAAAGCGGCTGCGCCCCGGCCGATGCCGCCGCACTGTGCGCCGCCGTCGCCAGCCTGCCCCGGCTGACGCTGCGGGGCCTGATGGCGATTCCCGAAGCCAGCGACGACCCGGCCGCACAACAGGCCGCCTTTGCCCGTCTGCGCGAACTGTTCGCTGACATTCGCAGCACGCTCTCACTCCCGTCCTTCGACACCTTGTCGATGGGCATGTCCCACGATCTCGAAGCCGCGATTGCCGAAGGCGCAACCATTGTCCGCATCGGCACGGCCATTTTTGGTGAAAGAAACTACGCATGA
- a CDS encoding type IV pilus twitching motility protein PilT, which translates to MDITELLAFSVKNKASDLHLSAGLPPMIRVHGDVRRINLPPLEHKEVHGMVYDIMNDAQRKHYEETLECDFSFEIPNLARFRVNAFNQNRGAGAVFRTIPSKVLTLEELNCPKIFKDISETPRGIVLVTGPTGSGKSTTLAAMVNHINENDYGHILTVEDPIEFVHESKRCLINQREVGPHTLSFNNALRSALREDPDVILVGEMRDLETIRLALSAAETGHLVFGTLHTSSAAKTVDRIVDVFPAAEKEMVRSMLSESLRAVISQTLLKTKDGNSRVAAHEIMIGTPAIRNLIRENKVAQMYSAIQTGQGFGMQTLDQNLLDLVRRNVVSSVEARSKAANKDNFPG; encoded by the coding sequence ATGGATATTACCGAACTGCTGGCTTTCAGCGTCAAGAACAAGGCTTCCGATTTGCACCTTTCGGCCGGGTTGCCGCCGATGATCCGGGTGCACGGCGACGTGCGCCGGATCAACCTGCCGCCGCTGGAGCACAAGGAAGTGCACGGCATGGTGTACGACATCATGAATGACGCCCAGCGCAAGCACTACGAAGAGACGCTGGAATGCGACTTCTCGTTTGAAATCCCCAACTTGGCGCGTTTCCGGGTCAATGCCTTCAACCAGAATCGCGGTGCCGGCGCGGTGTTCCGGACCATTCCGTCGAAGGTCCTGACGCTGGAGGAACTCAACTGCCCGAAAATCTTCAAGGATATTTCGGAAACCCCGCGCGGCATTGTGCTGGTCACCGGGCCGACCGGCTCGGGCAAGTCGACCACGCTGGCGGCGATGGTCAACCACATCAACGAAAACGACTACGGCCACATCCTGACCGTTGAGGATCCGATCGAATTCGTGCATGAGTCCAAGCGCTGCCTGATCAACCAGCGCGAAGTCGGGCCGCATACGCTGTCGTTCAACAACGCCTTGCGCTCGGCCTTGCGCGAGGATCCGGACGTGATCCTGGTCGGTGAAATGCGCGACCTGGAAACCATTCGTCTGGCCCTGTCGGCGGCCGAAACCGGTCACCTGGTGTTCGGTACCCTGCATACTTCGTCGGCGGCCAAGACGGTGGACCGGATCGTCGATGTGTTCCCGGCGGCGGAGAAGGAAATGGTCCGTTCGATGCTCTCCGAGTCGCTGCGTGCGGTGATTTCGCAAACCCTGCTCAAGACCAAGGATGGCAACAGCCGGGTCGCGGCACACGAAATCATGATCGGCACCCCGGCGATCCGCAACCTGATCCGCGAAAACAAGGTGGCACAGATGTATTCGGCGATTCAGACCGGTCAGGGCTTCGGCATGCAGACCCTGGACCAGAATCTGCTCGACCTGGTCCGGCGCAATGTCGTCTCCAGCGTCGAGGCCCGCAGCAAGGCGGCCAACAAGGACAACTTCCCCGGTTGA
- a CDS encoding PilT/PilU family type 4a pilus ATPase — MERDQAMKFMHDLLRLMAQKKGSDLFVTAGFPPAIKIDGRITPVSNQALSPQHTAELARSIMNDRQAAEFEASKECNFAISPAGIGRFRVNALVQQGRVAIVCRTINMSIPTLDELQLPPVLKDLAMTKRGLIIFVGGTGTGKSTSLAALVDYRNSNSYGHIITIEDPIEYVHEHKNCIVTQREVGVDTDDWGPALKNTLRQAPDVILMGEVRDRETMDYAIAFAETGHLCLATLHANSANQAIDRIINFFPEERRQQLLMDLSLNLRAMISQRLLPKKDGKGRRAAIEVMLNSPLIADLIFKGDVHEIKEIMKKSRELGMQTFDQALFDLYEAGEISYEDALRNADSLNDLRLQIKLHGKESQDRDLASGIGHLDIV, encoded by the coding sequence ATGGAACGCGATCAGGCGATGAAGTTCATGCATGACCTGCTGCGCCTGATGGCGCAGAAAAAGGGGTCGGATCTGTTTGTGACTGCCGGCTTTCCCCCGGCGATCAAGATCGACGGGCGGATCACGCCGGTCTCGAATCAGGCGCTGAGTCCGCAGCACACCGCCGAGCTGGCGCGTTCGATCATGAACGATCGCCAGGCGGCCGAATTCGAAGCCAGCAAGGAGTGCAATTTCGCGATTTCGCCCGCCGGGATCGGGCGTTTCCGGGTCAATGCACTGGTTCAGCAGGGGCGGGTGGCGATTGTCTGCCGTACCATCAACATGAGCATCCCGACTCTGGACGAACTGCAGTTGCCGCCGGTACTCAAGGATCTGGCGATGACCAAGCGCGGGCTGATCATCTTTGTCGGCGGTACCGGCACCGGCAAATCAACCTCGCTGGCGGCGCTGGTCGATTACCGTAACAGCAACTCCTATGGTCACATCATCACCATCGAAGACCCGATCGAGTACGTGCACGAGCACAAGAACTGCATCGTCACCCAGCGCGAGGTCGGGGTCGATACCGATGACTGGGGGCCGGCGCTGAAGAACACGCTGCGCCAGGCGCCGGACGTGATCCTGATGGGCGAGGTGCGCGACCGCGAAACCATGGATTACGCGATTGCCTTTGCCGAAACCGGCCACCTGTGTCTGGCGACCCTGCATGCGAACAGCGCCAACCAGGCCATCGACCGGATCATCAATTTCTTCCCCGAGGAGCGCCGGCAGCAGTTGTTGATGGATCTGTCGCTCAACTTGCGGGCGATGATTTCGCAGCGGCTGTTACCGAAAAAGGACGGCAAGGGGCGGCGGGCGGCGATTGAGGTGATGCTCAACTCGCCCTTGATCGCTGACCTGATCTTCAAGGGCGATGTGCATGAGATCAAGGAGATCATGAAGAAGTCGCGCGAGTTGGGCATGCAGACCTTCGATCAGGCCTTGTTCGACCTCTACGAGGCCGGTGAGATCAGCTATGAGGATGCGCTACGCAATGCCGATTCGCTCAATGACCTGCGCCTGCAGATCAAGCTGCATGGCAAGGAATCGCAAGACCGCGACCTGGCTTCCGGGATCGGTCATCTCGATATCGTTTGA
- a CDS encoding DUF4197 domain-containing protein — MLKNGIFALFAWLTVNLACAAGLEGISGADAGAGVREALAKGSEYAVASLGRDNGFMGNAKVRIPLPGFLQKAEKGLRMFGMGKQADQLVETMNHAAEQAVAEARPILGDAVRKMTLQDAKAILTGGEDSVTQYFRRTSSEALTQRFAPIVKGATGRLQLAEKYNQFAGKAAGAGLIDQKDADLDAYVTQKAIDGLFLMIAEEEKRLRSNPLEAGSSLLKKVFSAL; from the coding sequence ATGTTGAAAAATGGCATTTTTGCCCTGTTTGCCTGGTTGACCGTGAATCTGGCCTGCGCTGCCGGCCTCGAAGGCATTTCCGGTGCCGATGCCGGCGCCGGGGTGCGCGAGGCGTTGGCCAAGGGCAGTGAATACGCGGTAGCCAGCCTGGGCAGGGACAATGGTTTCATGGGGAACGCCAAGGTCAGGATTCCGCTGCCCGGCTTCCTGCAAAAAGCCGAGAAAGGCTTGCGCATGTTCGGCATGGGCAAGCAGGCCGACCAACTGGTCGAAACCATGAACCACGCCGCCGAGCAGGCGGTGGCCGAGGCGCGGCCCATCCTCGGCGACGCCGTGCGCAAGATGACCCTGCAGGACGCCAAGGCCATCCTGACGGGGGGCGAGGACAGCGTCACGCAATATTTTCGTCGCACGTCCAGCGAGGCCTTGACCCAGAGGTTCGCGCCCATCGTCAAAGGTGCGACCGGGCGTCTGCAACTGGCCGAGAAGTACAACCAGTTTGCCGGCAAGGCAGCCGGTGCCGGGCTGATCGACCAGAAAGATGCAGACCTTGACGCCTACGTTACGCAGAAGGCTATCGATGGCCTGTTCCTGATGATTGCCGAGGAAGAAAAGCGCCTGCGCAGCAATCCACTTGAAGCCGGCAGCAGTCTGCTGAAAAAAGTGTTCAGCGCTCTCTGA
- a CDS encoding UvrD-helicase domain-containing protein, whose product MSGLNPQQYEAIHYLNGPLLVLAGAGSGKTRVITQKIAYLVQDCGFQPRNIAAITFTNKAAKEMQERIGKLLGKAQAGDLQISTFHSLGVRILREEAKVLGYKPRFSIFDSADCAGIIGEAAKTVDKATLRQLQSIISNWKNALITPERALQIATSEHEKLAAHVFLTYEATLKAYQAVDFDDLIGLPVKLFSEHPEVADKWQNRLRYLLVDEYQDTNACQYQLLKLLTGVRAQFTAVGDDDQAIYGWRGADIENLKRLPAEFPTLKVIKLEQNYRSTERILRAANNVIGNNEKLFDKKLWSDIGVGEQIAVQACRDNEAEAEGVIMKLQSHKFENRTKFKDYAILYRSNHQARLFETHLRNHKIPYLLSGGQSFFDKAEIKDIIAYLRLLTNEDDDPAFIRAATTPKRGIGAATLQVLGQYAGERHVSLFQAAFEEGFAQRVQARQLEPLHEFCQFINRLQSRASREPANQVLPDLLKAIDYEAWLYDQEEQRAAQTRWANVCEFAEWINKKGSEDGKTLIDLTQSIALINMLDKQVADEFDGVQLSTLHASKGLEYPHVFLVGVEEGILPHRESQEADKLQEERRLMYVGITRAKRSLHISYCERRKQAREFITCEPSRFIDEMGRDDVRFLGGKAAEKPDRATGNARLEAMKAMLSGGRPKGEEN is encoded by the coding sequence ATGTCCGGTCTCAATCCGCAGCAATACGAAGCCATCCACTATCTGAACGGCCCCTTGCTGGTGCTGGCGGGGGCGGGCTCGGGCAAAACCCGGGTGATCACGCAGAAAATTGCCTACCTGGTTCAGGACTGCGGTTTCCAGCCCCGCAACATCGCGGCGATCACCTTTACCAACAAGGCCGCGAAGGAAATGCAGGAACGGATCGGCAAACTGCTCGGCAAGGCACAGGCGGGGGATTTGCAGATTTCGACTTTCCATTCGCTGGGCGTCCGTATTCTGCGTGAAGAGGCCAAGGTGCTGGGCTACAAGCCGCGCTTCTCGATCTTCGATTCGGCCGATTGTGCCGGGATCATCGGCGAGGCGGCCAAGACCGTGGATAAGGCGACCCTGCGGCAACTGCAGTCGATCATCTCGAACTGGAAGAATGCGTTGATCACGCCTGAGCGAGCCCTGCAGATCGCAACCAGCGAGCATGAAAAACTGGCAGCCCATGTTTTTCTGACGTATGAGGCAACGCTGAAAGCTTATCAGGCGGTCGATTTCGACGACCTGATCGGCCTCCCGGTCAAGCTTTTCTCGGAGCATCCGGAAGTCGCCGACAAGTGGCAGAACCGCCTGCGCTATCTGCTGGTTGACGAATACCAGGACACCAATGCCTGCCAGTACCAGTTGCTCAAGCTGCTGACCGGGGTGCGCGCCCAGTTCACCGCCGTGGGTGACGACGACCAGGCGATCTACGGCTGGCGCGGTGCCGACATCGAGAACCTCAAACGTTTGCCGGCCGAGTTTCCGACGCTCAAGGTGATCAAGCTGGAGCAGAACTATCGCTCGACCGAGCGCATCCTGCGTGCTGCCAACAACGTTATCGGCAACAACGAGAAATTGTTCGACAAGAAACTATGGTCGGATATCGGCGTCGGCGAGCAGATCGCCGTGCAGGCCTGTCGCGACAACGAGGCCGAAGCCGAAGGCGTGATCATGAAGCTGCAGTCGCATAAGTTCGAGAACCGCACCAAGTTCAAGGACTACGCGATCCTCTACCGTTCCAATCACCAGGCAAGGCTGTTCGAGACCCACCTGCGCAACCACAAGATTCCCTACCTGTTGTCCGGCGGCCAGTCCTTTTTCGACAAGGCCGAGATCAAGGACATCATTGCCTATTTGCGTTTGTTGACCAACGAGGACGACGATCCCGCCTTCATCCGCGCAGCGACTACTCCGAAGCGCGGAATTGGCGCCGCGACGCTGCAGGTGCTCGGCCAGTATGCCGGTGAGCGCCACGTCTCGTTGTTTCAGGCTGCCTTTGAAGAGGGTTTTGCCCAGCGAGTTCAGGCGCGCCAGCTGGAACCGTTGCACGAGTTCTGCCAGTTCATCAACCGCTTGCAGTCGCGCGCCAGTCGTGAGCCGGCCAACCAGGTCCTGCCCGATTTGCTCAAGGCCATCGATTACGAAGCCTGGCTTTACGACCAGGAGGAGCAGCGGGCGGCGCAGACGCGCTGGGCCAATGTCTGTGAATTTGCCGAGTGGATCAACAAAAAGGGCTCCGAGGACGGAAAAACCTTGATCGACCTGACGCAGAGCATTGCGCTGATCAACATGCTCGACAAGCAGGTGGCCGACGAATTCGATGGTGTTCAACTGTCGACCTTGCATGCCTCGAAGGGGCTGGAGTACCCGCATGTTTTTCTGGTGGGCGTCGAGGAGGGGATTCTGCCGCATCGCGAATCGCAGGAGGCGGACAAACTGCAGGAAGAGCGGCGGTTGATGTATGTCGGGATTACCCGGGCCAAGCGCTCATTGCATATCAGCTACTGCGAGCGGCGCAAGCAGGCGCGCGAATTCATCACCTGCGAGCCCTCCCGTTTTATCGATGAAATGGGCCGCGACGATGTCCGCTTTCTCGGCGGCAAGGCGGCCGAGAAGCCCGACCGGGCGACCGGCAATGCGCGGCTGGAGGCGATGAAGGCAATGCTGTCGGGCGGGCGTCCGAAAGGCGAAGAGAACTGA
- a CDS encoding cytochrome c5 family protein, with amino-acid sequence MAEQHSSKGIMWATIVAAVVLMAVVVPFSIRNHGSAADNSKGADDADARIQPVARFELAKAAPAGGGAPKDAATIYNSVCGACHNSGAAGAPKVDDKSAWAARVGQGKEALYKSALNGKNAMPPKGGAADLSDAEIKATVDYILGKVK; translated from the coding sequence ATGGCTGAGCAACACTCTTCCAAAGGCATCATGTGGGCGACGATTGTTGCCGCAGTTGTACTGATGGCCGTTGTGGTTCCCTTCTCGATCCGTAATCACGGCTCGGCTGCCGACAACAGTAAGGGCGCGGACGATGCCGACGCACGCATCCAGCCGGTTGCCCGCTTCGAACTGGCCAAGGCTGCACCGGCCGGCGGCGGCGCCCCGAAAGATGCCGCCACCATCTATAACTCGGTGTGTGGCGCCTGCCACAACTCCGGCGCCGCCGGCGCCCCCAAGGTCGACGACAAGAGCGCCTGGGCAGCACGTGTCGGTCAGGGCAAGGAAGCGCTCTACAAGAGCGCGCTGAACGGCAAAAATGCCATGCCGCCGAAGGGTGGCGCAGCCGACCTCTCCGACGCTGAAATCAAGGCTACCGTCGATTACATTCTGGGCAAGGTCAAGTAA
- the mobA gene encoding molybdenum cofactor guanylyltransferase MobA has protein sequence MAAEPSQKLTGVILAGGLARRMGGVAKGLQRYAGRPLLAHVIERLQPQVATLLLNVNHDRAAYAGFGLPLIGDAFADYPGPLAGLHAGLCAASTPWVLSVPCDSPHFPADLASRLFAAIKADGQRIAFARAEGKAHPVFCLCHRDLADDLADYLARGGRRVMQWCEQAGAVSVDFPDPAAFANFNSLDDLAC, from the coding sequence GTGGCCGCTGAGCCGAGCCAAAAACTGACCGGTGTGATCCTTGCCGGCGGTCTGGCCCGCCGCATGGGGGGGGTCGCCAAAGGCCTGCAACGCTACGCCGGACGCCCCTTGCTGGCGCACGTGATTGAACGCCTGCAGCCACAGGTGGCAACATTGCTGCTCAACGTCAATCACGACCGTGCGGCCTATGCCGGCTTCGGCCTGCCGCTGATCGGCGATGCCTTTGCCGACTACCCGGGGCCGCTGGCCGGCCTGCACGCCGGCCTCTGTGCCGCCAGCACCCCTTGGGTACTCAGCGTGCCCTGCGACTCGCCGCATTTCCCCGCCGACCTGGCCAGCCGCCTGTTCGCAGCCATCAAAGCCGACGGCCAGCGAATCGCCTTCGCCCGGGCCGAAGGTAAAGCCCATCCGGTGTTCTGCCTCTGCCATCGCGATCTCGCCGACGATCTGGCCGACTACCTCGCAAGAGGAGGGCGACGGGTCATGCAGTGGTGCGAGCAAGCCGGAGCCGTCAGCGTTGATTTCCCCGATCCGGCTGCCTTCGCCAATTTCAACAGCCTCGACGATCTCGCCTGCTGA